Proteins from one Prinia subflava isolate CZ2003 ecotype Zambia chromosome 4, Cam_Psub_1.2, whole genome shotgun sequence genomic window:
- the NET1 gene encoding neuroepithelial cell-transforming gene 1 protein: MVAHDELGGLLPIKRTIRVIDAQNQHFREQEEPSTKRVRPLARVTSLANLISPVRNGAVRRFGQTIQSFTLRSDSKSPGCSQKSCSRSAAPTPPKRRNSVLWSEMLDTNTKESLSTKEIKRQEAIYEMSRGEQDLIEDLKLARKAYHDPMLKLSIMSEEELNHIFGDLDSYIPLHEDLLASLGEATKPDGTVEQIGPILVKWLPQLHAYKGYCSNQLAAKALLDQKKQDRRVQDFLQRCLESPFSRKLDLWSFLDIPRSRLVKYPLLLKEILRHTPKDHPDIHILQEAISIIQGVLSDINLKKGESECQYYIDKLEYLDEKQKDPRIEGSKALLCHGELKNKNGHKLYVFLFQEILVLTRPVTRNERQAFQVYRQPIPVQELLLEDLQDGDVKMGGSFRGAFGNSDKAKNIFRVRFQEPSPGQSHTLQANDVFHKQQWVNCIRTAIAPFQRNIPAPELQELPELSEESEENNPSVPNIPAQRRPSGAAEMELDQSAAERGPDPDSEQPKAGKSHRTSLGHRKSREKQLGGKRKETLV; the protein is encoded by the exons ATGGTGGCGCACGACGAGCTCGGCGGGCTGCTGCCCATCAAAAGGACTATCCGCGTCATCGACGCGCAGAACCAGCACTtcagggagcaggag GAGCCAAGCACCAAACGGGTCCGGCCTTTAGCACGAGTCACCTCCCTGGCCAACCTGATCTCCCCTGTCAGAAATGGGGCCGTGCGACGCTTCGGGCAGACAATCCAG TCGTTCACCCTTCGCAGCGACAGCAAATCCCCTGGCTGTTCCCAGAAGTCCTGCAGCAGATCTGCTGCTCCCACTCCCCCTAAGAGAAGGAACAGCGTCCTGTGGTCCGAAATGCTGGACACCAACACGAAGGAATCCCTGAGCACCAAAGAAATCAAGCGCCAGGAG GCCATCTACGAAATGTCCAGGGGAGAGCAGGACCTGATTGAAGACCTGAAGCTGGCCAGGAAG GCTTACCACGATCCCATGCTGAAACTCTCCATCATGTCCGAGGAGGAACTCAACCACATTTTTGGGGACTTGGATTCCTACATCCCCCTGCACGAAG ACTTACTGGCAAGCTTGGGAGAAGCAACGAAGCCAGATGGAACAGTGGAGCAGATTGGGCCCATCCTTGTGAAGTGG TTACCCCAGCTCCACGCCTACAAAGGCTACTGCAGCAACCAGCTGGCAGCCAAAGCGCTCCTGGATCAGAAGAAGCAGGACAGGAGAGTCCAGGATTTCCTGCAGCGCTGCCTGGAGTCTCCCTTCAGCCGCAAGCTGGACCTGTGGAGCTTCCTGGACATCCCCCGGAGCCGCCTGGTCAAGTACCCGCTGCTCCTCAAGGAGATCCTGAGGCACACCCCCAAAGACCACCCCGACATCCACATCCTGCAGGAGGCC aTCTCCATAATCCAAGGAGTCCTGTCTGACATCAACCTGAAGAAGGGTGAGTCTGAGTGCCAGTACTACATTGACAAGCTGGAATATCTGGATGAGAAGCAGAAGGATCCCAGGATTGAGGGCAGCAAAGCTTTACTGTGCCACGGGGagctgaagaataaaaatggaCAC AAGCTCTACGTGTTCCTGTTCCAAGAGATCCTGGTGCTGACGCGGCCGGTGACGCGCAACGAGCGCCAGGCGTTCCAGGTGTACCGGCAGCCCATCCccgtgcaggagctgctcctcgaGGACCTGCAGGACGGGGACGTCAAAATGGGGGGCTCCTTCCGAGGGGCCTTCGGGAATTCCGATAAAG CCAAAAACATCTTCCGAGTGCGTTTCCAAGAGCCCAGCCCGGGCCAGTCGCACACGCTGCAGGCCAACGACGTCTTCCACAAGCAGCAGTGGGTGAACTGCATCCGCACGGCCATCGCCCCGTTCCAGAGGAACATTCCCGCCCccgagctccaggagctgccggAGCTGAGCGAGGAGTCGGAGGAGAACAACCCCTCCGTGCCCAACATCCCGGCCCAGAGGCGCCCGTCGGGAGCAGCCGAGATGGAGCTGGACCAGAGCGCGGCCGAGCGCGGCCCCGACCCGGACTCGGAGCAGCCCAAAGCGGGGAAATCCCACAGAACCTCGTTGGGGCACAGAAAATCCCGGGAGAAGCAGCTCGGCGGGAAGCGGAAAGAAACGCTGGTGTAA
- the LOC134549414 gene encoding calmodulin, striated muscle, with amino-acid sequence MAERLSEEKIAEFKEAFSLFDRDGDGCITTKELGTVMRSLGQNPTEAELQDMVGEVDADGSGTIDFAEFLSLMARKMRDTDSEEEIREAFRVFDKDGNGYISAAELRHVMTNLGEKLTDEEVDEMIKEADCNNDGQVNYEEFVRMMTEK; translated from the coding sequence ATGGCCGAGCGGCTGTCGGAGGAGAAAATCGCCGAGTTCAAGGAGGCCTTTTCCCTCTTCGACCGCGACGGCGACGGCTGCATCACCACCAAGGAGCTGGGCACCGTCATGCGCTCGCTGGGCCAGAACCCCACCGAGGCCGAGCTGCAGGACATGGTGGGCGAGGTGGACGCCGACGGCAGCGGCACCATCGACTTCGCCGAGTTCCTGTCGCTGATGGCCAGGAAGATGCGGGACACGGACAGCGAGGAGGAGATCCGCGAGGCGTTCCGCGTCTTCGACAAGGACGGCAACGGCTACATCAGCGCGGCCGAGCTGCGGCACGTCATGACCAACCTGGGCGAGAAGCTGACGGACGAGGAGGTGGACGAGATGATCAAGGAGGCCGACTGCAACAACGACGGCCAGGTCAACTACGAGGAGTTCGTGAGGATGATGACGGAGAAGTGA